The Solanum lycopersicum chromosome 8, SLM_r2.1 DNA segment TAATGGCACTGCTGTTGGTGTTGCCCCTCTTGCCCACATAGCCATATATAAGGTGTGTAATTCTAATAGTTGTTCTGACAGTGATATTTTAGCTGCCATGGATTCAGCTATAGATGATGGAGTAGATATTCTTTCAATGTCCCTTGGTGGAAGTCCAGTTCCTTTCTATGAAGACAGTATTGCTTTCGGGGCCTATGCTGCAACAGAAAGAGGGATTCTTGTGAGTTGCTCTGCTGGAAATAGTGGTCCATCCTACATCACAGCATCAAACACAGCCCCTTGGATTCTTACGGTAGGAGCCAGCACTATTGATAGAAAGATAAAAGCCACTGTTACACTTGGAAATACAGAGGAATTTGAAGGGGAATCTGCTTATCGTCCACAGATTTCCGACTCTACATACTTCACTCTATATGATGCTGCAAAAAGTATAGGTGATCCATCTGAAACCCCTTATTGCAAACCAGGGTCACTCACTGACCCTGCAATAAAAGGAAAGATAGCCATATGTCAGGCAGGTGTCGtttcaaatattgaaaaaggACAAGCTGTGAAGGATGCTGGAGGTGTTGGCATGATTGTCATCAACCCATCACAATATGGTGTCACTAAATCAGCTGATGCTCATGTTCTTCCAGCATTGGTTGTTTCAGCTGCAGATGGAAGCAAAATTCTTGATTATACCAACTCAATATCGAACCCTATTGCTACAATCACAATCCAAGGAACAGTAATTGGAGATAAAAATGCTCCCATAGTTGCTGCATTTTCTTCTCGCGGACCAAGTAAACCTAATCCTGGGATCTTGAAACCTGACATAATTGGTCCTGGTGTTAATATCCTCGCTGCTTGGCCTACTTCTGTGGATGACAACAAGGACACCAAATCCACATTCAATATTATATCAGGCACCTCGATGTCTTGCCCACACCTTAGTGGCATAGCAGCTCTGCTGAAGAGCACACATCCTGATTGGTCTCCTGCTGCTATTAAGTCTGCAATCATGACAACCGCTTACACGTTAAACCTTGACAGTAGTCCAATACTAGATGAAAGGTTACTTCCTGCAGACATCTTTGCAATTGGTGCAGGACACGTTAATCCATCAAGTGCAAATGATCCAGGACTAGTTTATGATACCCCCTCCGAGGACTACTTCCCGTATTTATGTGGTTTGGGATACACAAATGCACAGGTAAGTAGCCTGTTACGACGCACAGTGAATTGCTTGGAAGTGAATAGTATCCCTGAAGCACAATTAAACTATCCTTCTTTTTCCATATATGGACTTGGATCAACTCCTCAGACATATACAAGAACTGTGACCAACGTTGGTGATGCTACATCATCTTACAAAGTGAAGATAGCTTCACTTATAGGAGTTGCCGTAGAAGTTGTACCCACAGAGCTAAATTTCTCCGAGTTGAACCAGAAGTTAACATACCAAGTGACATTTTCCAAGACAACCAGCAGTTCAGAAGTTGTGGTTGTTGAGGGATTCTTGAAATGGACTTCTACTAGGCACTCTGTGAGAAGTCCTATTGCAGTTGTGTTGGTCTAGTGAAAAAATTGGCTTGCTTTTACTGTATACTTTATGTTACTATTTCATTATTGAATAAAGTGTCGCTGTTTGTTCACAACTGATTGTAGAATAAAAAGCATATCCTCTTTGATAGAAGTCAGTTTTTCGTTCATCGTTTCTCTtactttttatatgttccattttttttttaagacaaGAGTTCAAAAATGTATGTTATCTCCAATCATATATGTTGTTTACAAAGCTAGCATAAGAGATGAGAACACCTTATAGCATTCGTACGAAAAATAGCTATCGTCACAAACTTTCAAATTGTATTGATAAAACTCCAAGATAATGTCCTGAAATTTCAGTTGTAAATTTAGAACATTATAATAGTGTGATATGACATAATTTGAATATTCTCAGGCGAcactaaaattattaattattgattatattaatgaaaaagaATGATGCATTAgcgatttttaaaataatttgaaagtgTCTTCATGTTGATCATCCTATTTTGAAGAGGTCTGCTGTAAGGTCTCTTTCTCATGCTTAGTAAATTTATAGTTGCTGAGgctattaaaatttataatataatgtttattaaaattttggaaTATAGTCAAAATTGCCCCTGAATTCTGTGTAATAGTCTATTTATATCCTCTACTACATTTTGAGAAAGACCACAAATACCCTCAAGAGCTAACAATCCAAATTTTTAGTGATATGGCAAGCCACGTGGAATTAACCTCTCCACCTAAGTATTGACAACTAAGATTCACTACAACAAACTGCACCTTTAGCAGCGACTTTTGGTTTTCGCATAATCACTGAAAACCTTTAGTTgcgatattttaaaaatttgtggCGACTCTTGTTGCCACGAAAGATCTAATTTCTCGTAGTAAATGCTAGTTGGCAACGGTTAGGTGGAAGGATCAGTCTCATATCACTAAAAATTTGGATTGTTAACTCTTGATGGTATTTGTGGTCTCTTGTGGATAATAGCGGTGGTAATTTTGATCCAAAAATATGACAGAGCGTATAAGTAGTCTATCTCGCATAATTCAGGCGGACAAGCatgaaactagttcaaggaTTCAACGGTATGGAGTTAAGGAGACACCACATGCTGATGCCATGCACatgttttttttctcattaaaaaCAAAAGGTCAAATTAAGTGTTAATGCTTGATTTTGTCAATATTGACAAAGCTCAAAACGTATAATCTTAGAAATTGGCATATTTTATTACAGAAGTAATTAACAATATCAGGCGGCCAGTTGGGATTCTTTAAACTTTATCGTAATTCCCTTTCACTATCTCAGCATTAGTTTACTAAACTACCCTTATTTTATAAACGTCTCTTGAAAATCGAACACTACTAAGAAGATGGAgtataaactattttttgtgtTGAATTCCTAAGATAACACCTATTTTTGGGACGGAGGTAGTACTTGCGAGGTGAACCAGTCACCTGAGTTAAGATGTGTACAAATTGACTCGACATTACTCAAGTATATTGTAGATTGAtgacttcatatatatatgatgCTTATATGCCAACTTCATTAGCAAATAGAAGTTAAGtagattaaaatcattttagcGTATTGTTGACCACTTTCGATGGCTTCTAActtgcaaataaaaaaatatacttccAATAAGTATATATTCCCTCAATCAAAATTCTCAAAACACTTACCAAATAACAGCTCTTTCACTTGTACTAAAGTTATCATGGCTCAGTACAATTCAATTCTTATTATAATTGGGCTGATTTATGTGTTTTTTCCATTTACCACTAATGCAGCTGAACAGAACAATTCACAAATCTATATTGTTCATTGTGAGCTCCCTGATGGGGAAATGGCAACCAGATATCAAGATTTAGAAAGCTGGTATCTTTCTTTCTTGCCTGCAACAACCTCGGATAGTTCTCGTGAGGCACCACGTTTAATATATTCCTATCGAAATGTCCTAACAGGTTTTGCAGCTAAGTTATCACCAGACGATATAaaggaaatggagaaaatgGAAGGATTTGTTTCTGCATGCCCCGAGGAGCTACTTATTTTACACAGCACACATAGTGTCAATTTAATGGGGCTGTATCATAACATGGGGCTCTGGAATGACTCGAATTATGGGAAAGGTGTGATTATTGGAGTTATTGACGGGGGAATTTTCCCCGACCACCCTTCGTTTaatgatgatgggatgccacctCCCCCTGCTAAATGGAAGGGTGAGTGTGAATTGAATGTCACAAAGTGTAACAACAAGCTCATTGGAGCCAGGGTCTTCCTGAACTCGGGGATTGATCCATGAGATGAAGATGGTCATGGTACACATACTGCTAGCACGGCTGCTGGACGTTTCGTGTCAGGTGCCAACATTTTTGGCAATGCTAATGGCACTGCCACGGGAGTTAACCTCTTGCTCATGTTGCTTTTTACAAAGCGTGCTCTGCTAACTTTTGTTCGGTGAGCGACATTTTGGCTGCAATGGATATGGCTATTGAAGATGGTGTGGATATTCTTTCGGTTTCCCTTGGTAGTCTATTTAATGCTTTCTATAGAAAAAGCATTGTGATTGGTGCATTTAGTGCTGTGAAAAAGGGAATCTTTATCAGCTGTTCTGGAGGAAATTCAGGACCATATAGTTTTTCAATGTCTAATGAAGCGCCCTGGATTCTTACAGTTGGTGCAAGCACTATCGACAGGAAAATAAAGGCCACTGTTATGCTTGATAACAATCAAGAATTCGAGGGAGAATCAGCTTTGCAACCTAATGACTTTCCTCCCACACTATTGCCTCTTGCCTATCCTGGAAGCAATGCTAGTGATTCTGATGCTAAATATTGTACCCCTGCTTCCCTGAACAACACAATTGTCATGGAAAAGATTGTGTTGTGCGAGTCTGGTAAAATATCGCAAGCTGATAAAGGAGAAGCAGTGAAGGCAGCTGGTGGTGCTGCCATGATTTTTATGAACTGAGAAGCCAATGCTAACACAACATTGGCCCAGGCTTATGTCCTTGCAACGACACATGTTGGTTATGCTGATGGTATAAAAATCAAAGAATACATAGACTCAACACCAACCCCAACAGCCACAATAGTGTTCAAGGGAACTATAATCAGAGATGATCGTGCTCCAGTGGTTGCTTCATTGTCTTCCAGAGGTCCTAGTTATGCAAAGCCCTGGAATTCTAAAATCAGACATTATTGGTCCTGGCGTTAACATTCTAGCAGCTTGGCATATTTCCTTGGAGAACAATACAAACACCAACTCGAGATTCAACATGATCTCAGGCACCTCAATGTCTTGTCCTCACCTCAGTGGCGTTGCAGCACTACTAAAAAGTGTTCACCCCGATTGGTCTCCAGCTGCAATTAAGTCTGTAATTATGACAACAGCCAATGTCTTCAACCTCGGATCTAACTTAATCGAGGATGAAACATACCTTCCGGCCAATGTTTTCGCCACTGGTGCAGGCCATGTTAATCCGTCAAAAGCAAATGATCTAGGTCTGATATATGACGTAGACCAACCGTTTACTTACCTTATTTATGTGGTCTAAATTACATAGACACAGAAGTTGGATTCTTTTTTCCGGGAAAAGTTAATTGTTCAGAGGTTACTAGCATCTCAGATGGTCAACTAAATTATCCATCGTTTTCGATCCAAGTCAGAGTCAACTCAGCAGCTCAAGTATATTCAAGAACTGTGATGAATGTTGGACAAACCAACTCAACATACAGAGTTGAAATTGGTTCACCGCCGAATCTTGATGTGAAAGTTGAACCAACTACACTTGTTTTTTCAGAGGTGAAACAAGCATTGAGCTATCAAGTGACATTTACAC contains these protein-coding regions:
- the LOC109118744 gene encoding subtilisin-like protease 4, giving the protein MMPQYSSILTIFGLICVLFLFSTNATEQNNSQIYIVHCEFPSGERTSKYQDLESWYLSFLPATTSDSSREAPRLIYSYRNVLTGFAAKLSQEDIKEMEKMEGFVSARPQRLLKLHTTHSVDFLGLQQNMGFWKDSNYGKGVIIGVIDSGVFPDHPSFSDVGMPPIPAKWKGVCESDFATKCNNKLIGARSYQIANGSPIDNDGHGTHTAGTTAGAFVEGANVYGNANGTAVGVAPLAHIAIYKVCNSNSCSDSDILAAMDSAIDDGVDILSMSLGGSPVPFYEDSIAFGAYAATERGILVSCSAGNSGPSYITASNTAPWILTVGASTIDRKIKATVTLGNTEEFEGESAYRPQISDSTYFTLYDAAKSIGDPSETPYCKPGSLTDPAIKGKIAICQAGVVSNIEKGQAVKDAGGVGMIVINPSQYGVTKSADAHVLPALVVSAADGSKILDYTNSISNPIATITIQGTVIGDKNAPIVAAFSSRGPSKPNPGILKPDIIGPGVNILAAWPTSVDDNKDTKSTFNIISGTSMSCPHLSGIAALLKSTHPDWSPAAIKSAIMTTAYTLNLDSSPILDERLLPADIFAIGAGHVNPSSANDPGLVYDTPSEDYFPYLCGLGYTNAQVSSLLRRTVNCLEVNSIPEAQLNYPSFSIYGLGSTPQTYTRTVTNVGDATSSYKVKIASLIGVAVEVVPTELNFSELNQKLTYQVTFSKTTSSSEVVVVEGFLKWTSTRHSVRSPIAVVLV